Within the Thermosynechococcus sichuanensis E542 genome, the region GAACGCTTGCAGGAGCTAGAGCGGCGCATCCACGAGATGCGAGAAGGGGCACGGATCATTCGCACGGTGAAGGCACAGGTGCCGCTGCCCTTAATTTTGAGTGTGGGGTTGTTTGAGAGCGATCGCTATTTCCATCCCGAGGCCGAACACGCACACCATGAACACGACCACGACCATGGGTGTGATGAACATTGTGATCATGAGCATCATCACCACCATCACCCCTCCAATCATCTTGAGGAGGATGGCTTTACCTCTGTGTCTTTCCAGAGCGATCGCCCCTTTGAACTGCGCAAATTCCAGTATTTTCTTGACCACCAATTACCGGAATCCGTCTTTCGTGCCAAGGGCATCCTCTGGTTTAAGGAAAGTCCCCGCCGCCACGTCTTTCACCTCAGTGGTAAGCGCTTTAGCCTGGATGATGAGGAATGGAAAGGCGCTCGCAAAAATCAATTGGTGCTCATTGGCCAAAATTTAGATCATTCAACCCTGCTGACGCAGTTGGCCGCCTGTGTCACTGACGCATAGCCGCAAATCATGGCCAAGCAACGTCGCAAAGCAGACTTCCCCAGTAAAATTTGTGTCGTCTGTGGACGTCCTTTTCAGTGGCGCAAAAAGTGGGCGGATTGCTGGCAGGAGGTGAAGTACTGTTCCGATCGCTGTCGGCGACGCCGTTCCCAGCCTCAAAGCTAACCGATGACTCAGCCAGTGCCGACGCTCAAACTCTTTGGTCAACCCGCCCAACGGGGGCGCTGGTTTCTGATTCCTTTGGGGATGCTCATCCTGCTGTGCCTTGGCACGGTCTATAGCTGGAGTATCTTTCGTGCCCCCCTTGCCGCAGAACTGGGGTTGAGTACCACGGCTAGCCTTTTGCCCTATGCCCTTGCACTGGTGTTTTATGCCCTGTTGATGCCGATTACAGGAGCCTATTTGCCCCGATTGGGGAGTCGCCGACTCACCGTGGTGGGGGGATTGGTGGTGGCGGCGGGTTATCTAGGAGCCAGTATGGCCAATTCGGGTCTGATGTTGGCACTATGCTACGGGGTCATTGCTGGCATGGGGGTGGGGATCACCTATGGCATTCCCATGGCGGTGGTGGCCGCTTGGTTCCCCGATCGCAAGGGGTTGGCGGTAGGAACAACAATTATCGGTTTTGGTCTTTCGCCCCTAATCACTGCTCCCTTAGCCAATGCTCTGATGCAAGCGACATCCGTACGCACAGCACTGCAAATTTTGGGGATTGCCTTTGGTCTGATCATTATCCTGTGCGCCCAGGGAATGCGCTTTCCACCGACGGATTGGGCACAGATGCTGCCCCAAACCCACAGGTCAACAGGGGCGGCTCACTATCCGCCCTCACTACTGCGGAGCCGCTCATTCTACGCCCTGTGGAGTTGCTATGCCCTAGGGACATTTATCGGTCTTAGCAGTATTGGCATCTCGGGTGCAGTGGCGCAGGAGGTGATTGGTCTATCGCCAGCAGTGGCGGCTGCCAGTGTTTCGTTCTTTGCTCTCTTTAATGGCCTCAGTCGTCCCCTCATGGGGTGGTTGAGCGATCGCTGGCCGCCCCGGTATGTTGGTATGGCAATGTTCACTTGTGTCCTAGCGGCAAGCCTGATCATGACCACGGCAACGCTGGGGGACGTAGCGCCTTTCTTGGTGGCCTTTGCCCTGCTCTGGTTTTGCTTGGGGGGATGGCTGGCGATCGCCCCGACGTTAACTCTCCGTTTCTTCAAGCCCGCTGACTATGCCAAAAACTACGGCGTTGTCTTTACTGCCTATGGGGTTGGCGCCCTCTTGGGCACCTTGGTCAGTGGTCAGGTGCGCGATCGCCTAGGCAGCTACAGTGCCCTGTTTTATTTGCTGGCTGCCCTTGCCATCCTCGGAATTGTCTTGGCGGCCACTTTCCTGAAGCCGGAGCCGCAAACGTCCACAGGGGTTGAATAAAAATTGGCTGGATCTGATACGCTAGCGGCAGTTTTGCATCCATTGACGCAAAGGGAGTCAGCACAGCACGAATGTACGACTGCATTATTGTGGGTGGTGGGCCTGCGGGGGGGGCAGCCGCTTATCATCTCGCACGGCGCCAGCGTTCGGTTTTAGTCCTCGAAAAAGCCGCCCTACCTCGCCCAAAACCCTGCACAGGGGGCGTTTCACCGGCGGTTGGCCAATGGTTTGATTTTGACTTTCAACCCGCCATTGCCGATACCACCCGCACTGTGCGCTACAGTTGGCAGCTCAGTGATGCCGTTGAAGCTGAGTTAAGCATTCCTGAACCCATCTGGATTGTTGAGCGCACGGTCTTTGATCACTACCTGTTGCAACAGGCACAACAAAAGGGTGCAGTTGTTGCAGATCAGACGGCAGTAACAGGAATTACGTTCCAAGCAGATCACTGGCAGCTCCAGACAGCAACCACGACCTATAGCGGGCGGTATCTCATTGCTGCTGATGGTGCCAATAGTCAAATGGCTCAGTGGCTAGGGTTTAAGCCCAAAGTGGTGCGCACGGCAGCGGTGATGACCGTCCCCAATCCCACAGGCGATCGCGCAGCACATTTTGAATTTGGCCTCGTGAAAAATGGCTACCTCTGGAGTTTTCCCAAGGGAGATCAGCGAACGGTGGGGGTTGCCGTGGTGCGGGGGAGCGATCGCCCCAACTGGGAACCGATTTTGCAACAGTATTGTGCCGCCCATCAGCTTCAGCTTGCGGATTGTCCGATTCAATACCATCCCCTCTGTGTCTGGGAAGGTCAACAGCCCCTGCATACCCACCATGCCCTCCTTGCCGGTGAAGCCGCTGGTCTAGTGGATCCCTTTTCGGCTGAGGGCGTTCGTCCCGCCCTTTACAGTGGTATGCGTGCTGCCGAAGCCATTGATGCGGCTCTTGGGGGAGAAGCGGATGCCTTGGCCACCTACAGCAAAACCTTGCAGGAGGAATGGGGTGCTGATTTAGTGTGGGCACAACGCCTTGCTGGCCTTTTCCATCGCATGCCGAAGGTGGGCTATCGCCTTGCTATGAAACGCCCCTCTGCCACCCAGCGGCTGGGGCAAGTCCTCTGTGGTGAATTGCGCTATCGCGATATTGCTGGCCGCGCTATCCAACGTTTGAGCAGTTCCCTAATTCCTGGTCGCTAGATCTCCAGTTCAATCGCCGTGGGCTGGTTGGGGGCGATCGCCAGCCCTTTGCGGACGCCAAGAATGCGAAAGACCTGAATTTTGCGCTCCTTGCCCTTGAGTTCCAAAGGCCCCCATGCCTCGACCTCGTAGCGATCGCCCAAATACTCCAATGTTTCCTGGGCCACTAAAATCCGACAGGGACTTGGCTGGCGGTGCTTATCCACACTCTCAAGGCGCGAGGCCGTATTCACACTGTCGCCAATCACACCGTACTCCAAGCGATTTTTACTACCCAGACTGCCAACCACAATCGGCCCTGTATAGATTCCTGCCCGCATCATCACCTGCGGTAGCCCTTGAGCTGCCCATTCGCGATTGAGTTCCTCCAGCAGTTGTCCCAAGGCCAAGGCACAATCCACCGCATTGCGGGCATCAATGGCAATTCCTTCGCGACTGGTGCGTTTAATGGGCACGCCAAACACAGCCATAATGCCATCACCGGTAAACTTATTAATCACACCGTGGTAGCTTTGCACTACATCTGCCACTTTCTCTAGATAGGCATTGAGCCAGTTAAAGAGTTCCTCCGGTTCCATACCTTCAGAAATGGTGCTAAACCCCTTCAAATCGGTAAACAGCAGCGTGGCAATCAGGCGTTGGCCGGGCAACTTGCCATCCTTGAGGAGTTCATCCCGTCGTTCCCACATGGCGGCAGCAATTTCTGGGGAGATACTTTGACCCAAAAGGCGCATCACCATTTGCCGTTGCTGCTGGGCTTGCTGGGCGGTATAGCTGACCACCCCGCCACTGCCAAGGAGAAGCGTCAATGCCGGTGGCACAAGGGGAACCCAGCCCAACTTGAGAAACAGGCCATAGCAGGTGAGTAAAAGAAGCAGCAGAGCCGTTCCCACCGCTATTGCTAGGGTCAGAGGATGGCGCACTCGCCAAGCAAGGATCGCACCAATCAATGCCCAAAGAACAATCCAAAGATTCTCGACACTGTTGGGCCAAAACCAAATGACGGCGCGATCGCCCAAGCCCGCATCAATGAATTGCCCCACCATTTGGGCATGGATAAATACCCCCGCCATGCGCTGGTTGTCCCGCAGGCCGGAACTAAAGGGGGTATAAAAAAAGTCCTTGCCACTTTCGGCAATGTTGCCAATGAGAACCACGCGATCGCGAATTAATTCGGGTGCCACTCGTTCCATCAGGACATCCTCAAGGGGCACCCACGTGACCGCCCGCTGATCACCGCGATAATTGAGCA harbors:
- a CDS encoding DUF2256 domain-containing protein, yielding MAKQRRKADFPSKICVVCGRPFQWRKKWADCWQEVKYCSDRCRRRRSQPQS
- a CDS encoding CobW family GTP-binding protein codes for the protein MTTSPVSATNKMEALKHGLPVTIITGFLGSGKTTLLNHILTNQEGLKTAVLVNEFGEIGIDNELLVASDDDMVELNNGCVCCTINNDLVNAVYRVLERPDKVDYLVVETTGLADPLPVALTFLGTDLRDLTRLDSIITVVDAENFSLDLFNSSAAQSQIAYGDIILLNKADLVTEERLQELERRIHEMREGARIIRTVKAQVPLPLILSVGLFESDRYFHPEAEHAHHEHDHDHGCDEHCDHEHHHHHHPSNHLEEDGFTSVSFQSDRPFELRKFQYFLDHQLPESVFRAKGILWFKESPRRHVFHLSGKRFSLDDEEWKGARKNQLVLIGQNLDHSTLLTQLAACVTDA
- a CDS encoding CHASE2 domain-containing protein; its protein translation is MLPLLSHFRRTFADLGLIVVASAVASTVVIGIREMGWLQPLELGAYDRLMQLRPMPGPDPRLLVVAVTEADIQRYRSLSLPDWLYAQALQKLLKHQPRAIGLDIYRDFAVPPGHEALNRLWLNSDRLFAVTKLGDATHPTIRPPAALSADQVGFNDVTVDAGGIVRRSLLFLPDDQGNTLYSFSLRLALRYLADEGIEPRGSDADPNVMQLGQTIFTPLQPNDGGYVGADTAGYQIMLNYRGDQRAVTWVPLEDVLMERVAPELIRDRVVLIGNIAESGKDFFYTPFSSGLRDNQRMAGVFIHAQMVGQFIDAGLGDRAVIWFWPNSVENLWIVLWALIGAILAWRVRHPLTLAIAVGTALLLLLLTCYGLFLKLGWVPLVPPALTLLLGSGGVVSYTAQQAQQQRQMVMRLLGQSISPEIAAAMWERRDELLKDGKLPGQRLIATLLFTDLKGFSTISEGMEPEELFNWLNAYLEKVADVVQSYHGVINKFTGDGIMAVFGVPIKRTSREGIAIDARNAVDCALALGQLLEELNREWAAQGLPQVMMRAGIYTGPIVVGSLGSKNRLEYGVIGDSVNTASRLESVDKHRQPSPCRILVAQETLEYLGDRYEVEAWGPLELKGKERKIQVFRILGVRKGLAIAPNQPTAIELEI
- a CDS encoding geranylgeranyl reductase family protein, with the protein product MYDCIIVGGGPAGGAAAYHLARRQRSVLVLEKAALPRPKPCTGGVSPAVGQWFDFDFQPAIADTTRTVRYSWQLSDAVEAELSIPEPIWIVERTVFDHYLLQQAQQKGAVVADQTAVTGITFQADHWQLQTATTTYSGRYLIAADGANSQMAQWLGFKPKVVRTAAVMTVPNPTGDRAAHFEFGLVKNGYLWSFPKGDQRTVGVAVVRGSDRPNWEPILQQYCAAHQLQLADCPIQYHPLCVWEGQQPLHTHHALLAGEAAGLVDPFSAEGVRPALYSGMRAAEAIDAALGGEADALATYSKTLQEEWGADLVWAQRLAGLFHRMPKVGYRLAMKRPSATQRLGQVLCGELRYRDIAGRAIQRLSSSLIPGR
- a CDS encoding L-lactate MFS transporter, producing MTQPVPTLKLFGQPAQRGRWFLIPLGMLILLCLGTVYSWSIFRAPLAAELGLSTTASLLPYALALVFYALLMPITGAYLPRLGSRRLTVVGGLVVAAGYLGASMANSGLMLALCYGVIAGMGVGITYGIPMAVVAAWFPDRKGLAVGTTIIGFGLSPLITAPLANALMQATSVRTALQILGIAFGLIIILCAQGMRFPPTDWAQMLPQTHRSTGAAHYPPSLLRSRSFYALWSCYALGTFIGLSSIGISGAVAQEVIGLSPAVAAASVSFFALFNGLSRPLMGWLSDRWPPRYVGMAMFTCVLAASLIMTTATLGDVAPFLVAFALLWFCLGGWLAIAPTLTLRFFKPADYAKNYGVVFTAYGVGALLGTLVSGQVRDRLGSYSALFYLLAALAILGIVLAATFLKPEPQTSTGVE